The Antechinus flavipes isolate AdamAnt ecotype Samford, QLD, Australia chromosome 4, AdamAnt_v2, whole genome shotgun sequence genomic interval tgatttatttgcttcacatttggtcaaaattatggtgctgagacctctCTGATATCTAGGGGagataattcaataattcaaatattcagaagcaGAGTATGTAatattgtgcctcagtttccctagattgtcatctttgtttatttatctttgtatttttatgtctgcTAAATGCCAACCTGTTCTGTGATGACTGTTTCCAAGACAGTTgatggaagcaatttttatgttATGAACTTACTGCAATCAGTGGTATTATCTATTACCACTATGTCtaccctgtataattacattagtaaccagaatagttcagtggtccctatcaaaactgcatacagaagatgctattaaaatgatgattcttcagagaaaagggtGGAATGTATTAGAGAGGGATGATCTTGATGGTaaacttgataaacaatgtatagatatgttaactgattttgaagtgtgtaagttcttcatagaaatatgataaaaatcatttacatattacaaGGGGGGGATTATGtcgaatagagagataaggtgaagaacttaggggaatgtgtgaattctttttctatattttattttcattatttctgtatttcccctaaaacctgtataatatgtgcaggctcatatttacttgagcttTGGCCAGCTAtgaacatatttacttaaccagagatgatgacatttatccttgttcaatgttatcaatatttagattattagtTTAAATGATAtcagctcagtaatctgaagtttgaaggtctgaTTGATGATTCTTCTCGGAACCAGGGAAACAAAGCATTCCATTCAAATCTTcctttggcaccaatgtttaatattcaattaggggagagggcacctatttctcaatgctccccaatttatgatgtaatcctttgtaataAAACCTATAAAAGTTGTATATTTTTACTAATTCTTTAGCCCTTCTGCTATgagctttttctctttccttccttgcagtggaattgctcattctcttgagaatttattaaaaaacaacctttctgctttctactgagtgatctctgcatagtcattttgggtaaagatcttctacatccctcaaacacttaaccctgattgcctcctaaaacaaaacaaaatatgattCTAAAAAGAGATCCATAGGTTTCATAGGACTTGCCTAttggtccatgacacaaaaaagcaTCAGAACCCCTAATCTTCCTTTCACAAATAAGGAGACTCAGGGCTAGAGAAGGAACTTGCCTGGCTAAAGTTCACACAGTTGGCTGGCTTGTGTAGCCAAGGTTAGACTCTGAAGCTCTTGGGCTCTTCTTCAGCCAAGGTTCTCTTATTATGTAGCTTCATATTTGTATAAGATTATCACTTGGAAAACTTGTTTTATTTGACAATTTAGCTGGatattgctttgaaaaaaaaaaaagaagaaagttctcATGTTTCTAAACAAACAATCCGTAAGTTTACGGAATGGAAAGTACCAGATGTTACAAATAGAAACTGTAACCCTCCTATGGCATATTAGTTGGTATATTGGCTTGAATTATTGTTGAACTTTCCATATGGTTTTATCATAGGGAAGGAAAGACAAAGATTCTTGACAGACAGATTGTAATCTCTGTCAGGGGATACTGCATTTTACCTCTCTCTAGCCTCCAGAGTGTTTTCTTACAACACTGAGTAAATGGGgattgctcaataaatatttattaaactggaccatgcagtggatagagcattgggcctgaagtcagaaagatccatCTTCCTGGATTTAAATATGGTCTCAGAATGTGACCCTGGGTAGCTTATTTAACtatgtttgctttagtttcctcatctgtaaaaaagagctggagaaggaaatggcataccactttgtcaagaaaaatcccaacaggatcacaaagaaccaggcatgactgaaaaatgactgaaaatgatgaaattaataaCAAATAATCATTCTAATTCTCCATTTCTAAGAATATCAGTGGCATATGATCTCAACCAGAGGTTCAAATCTGTTTTACTTGTGAGAAATAGAATCACAGGGTGGAAGTTGCAAAATGACATAGTCCTTGTCTTCAGGAAACTTATGTTCTTCCTGTTGGAGATGTTATGAAAGGAATTCATACTTTAGGTATGAAGTTAGACTGGATGACCTCTGAAATTCCTTCACACTTAGAAATTCTGAGTCTGTGACTTCTCTTtaagttacttcatctgtaaaaaatgatggaaTTGGATTAATTGCACGATATACAAGGTCATTAGAAGGTTAGATTAGATGGCTGCTGGGTCCTTCCCACATCTGCCATGATTTAACACTGACAAAATACCGACTCATGATGATGTAGTGTAGGTCCTAGAAAGGATGTAGCAATACCCTTATGGCTACCTGACCCTAACCTTAAGGCCACCTGCCCTTAACCCTAAGGCCTCCTGGCCTTAGGCTGTAGTTCCACAAACAAAGCTGGCTGTCAGATAATAATCTGTTGGCCTGTACTAAAAATGTTTCTGAGACAATCTAAGCCAATAATGGGTTGCAACtccacctctaagccataaaattagcataataGTGACATGAAGCCCTTgatctttctatcttctttttatcttcttgatcCTGGTTCTCTGCTAAATTCTTTCAGAATTTTGCCTGTTTCAATTGgcgttacaattataataaactttgtcccttgacttggaaatgggtctaagccttcaaattcttttgaaacacctTGTGACATGGGTCTAGAACCCCAACTATCTTGTGGTCTCCTTTGAACCTCAACAATGACCTCCTTCCCTCTTACTAATCACCACCACCAGAGATAGGACAATAGAACTGCACCACTTACATCTATGATCCCACCATTTCTTCTAACCTAACATTTTATGACTACATGATTTCAAGTATTGGATCCCTTATCATCTATTGAGGAGATCAATGGTATGAATTCagaaagagaagttccatttcACTTCaactttaattaaataaaattcagataTTCAGTCTTCTACaaacaatgaaatagtattttaggatttaaagttggaagagccCCTTAAATAATATTTAGTCCATCCCTTCATTTCATAAATGGTGAAACAGTTGcttaaaaggatttaaaaatttgCCAAAAATCACATGGGTAATGAGAAGATTGGTATTCTAACCCAGGCTCTCTGGCTCCAAATTTAGAAGGCTTTCTATTTACTTACACCATATATATTGTTTGCACAAATTTGCCTCAGACTTTTAGTGGTTGTGAgtctgggcaactcatttaacaaATTAGTCTCTATCTTCTCATAAAGGGTAGCAGGGTCTTATTTCAGAATTATGCTTTGTTTTTGAACTGGTTACTCTAGCCAAAGCTCCCCTAATTGTACAAGGAAAAACAGGCCCTTTTATAGATCACTGCAGCCCATAAACTTGGTTCTTCTGATGACTTCATTATTTCTGTCTATAGTATCACTAATCAAATCACCCAAcagcaacatttattaaatacttattatgtattgGCTACCCAGTTAGGTGGTAGGCATACAGATAATAAGAGTGAAATATTCtgtgccctcaagaagcttccattcttcCCAGGGAACGTTGCCTCAGTCACTAAATACAGGATATATCAAAAAATGAATACCCAGTGATAAGGAGAGTGATAGGTGCTGGGGAAATCAGCaagtttaaatttttatatcttgCTTCCTTTtgcttcctcctctttccttccttcttgtttcCTCTactcccattttttccccttgagtggcaggtttggggtacagattccgcgcaagggggtctagtagcagcgcgagttcccaataaaagcatttattagcccggagagctagattgataaaagaggtttattattggataagcaagttaaagtataggcgaaggtagagataaggagggcactggacagagggtccagtggacagagggtcctcacatgatagccatgtttggaatctctgcaaagaggggttcccagtgtggcctttttataataggagacttagctcaaggggcttttAGGTGTAGCCCCAACGTAGACTCAGAtccaggtggggctgggacaggtccggatcttctattgaaattcaaagggaccaggatttgtgagttaaagggcaatttacattattaactaggagagggtgggaatctagaaaggaatctttcccccctcattcccccctcaagcagttggaacttaaattcatttaaggaaaaagacatggggcaaagtctcttattgagacagaattgaagattttctccttccaggattttctaaGTTCGGGGGTCCCCTCTTCAATATAATCTAATAACTTTCTTATCTGTGCCTTCCTATATGTAATGCCTTCCTATATGTAATGCTACACTCTGTCATAGATCCTAATTACCAAATCCCTGAACTATTTATTTCAATAACCTCCTAATTGTTTTAACTTCTTACCGCTCCCTCCTCTTGCTCacatctttcatttttatgatagCACCAGTATGAAAACTAGTCTGTTACATGGTACTGTTTCTCTTAAACATCTTCAGTAGCTCCCAATTATCTCctaaataaagttcaaaatcttCCACATCCAGCATCACACTTTTTCTGTAGCCTcatagaaatattctttttctgcatATCCTTTGCCCTTCAGTCAAACAGGGCCATTCACAATTCCATGACCTATTTGGTGGTTTCCCTCggttcttgcattttttcatgCTTTCCCCATTCCCCCCGCCCCCCCTTTCCCTAACTTACAGACAGGGGTGTGCTAGAAGAAAGCCTCATTGAAGAGTGGGCTAATTGTTAAATTCTCGCAGTTATTTACAGCCTGGAAATCGGTGGACGGGCTGTTTGGTTGAAGAGAGCGTGATTAATGAGGGCCCCGTAACTCTCGCTTGTAACCTTGTTCCAAGTTGTCTCTTCGCATATACCACAGATGTAGGGGTAACATTGTGTCTCGGTGCCTCGAAAGCACAGAACTGTGCAGAGACGCTTTAGCAAAGGTTTGCGGAGTAAGTCCCTGCCAGCTGGCTCCTTCGGCAAAATAAGCAAACAAGCATTAAAACGCAAACAGCGGCACTGAACATGGGGGGTGGGGACACAGCGCtcttctctacctctctctccctAAAATTTGTCCATAAACCGAAGCGCATTTAACATCCCAAACCGGGCTTTGGGGCTAAAAGGGGAGAAAGGTGGCGGCTGGAGGCCGAGGAAGTCCCTCGGGGAAGTTCCTTCCCTCCCCGGGTCCTCGGACCACTCCACGCTCCACTCGCGGTCGTGTTTTTTGGCGTTGTTCTCCGCGGGGTTTGGGAACTTTGTTTCTAGACTGAACATACGCCCCGCCCGGGGCAGACCGGACTTCCCTTCTCCGTCCCCGTATTCACTGTGCCCCGCACAAAGATGGCCGGGGGCGCTTCGGAGGCCGTCACGTGACGGACCAAAGCGTCACATGACCTCCGCCCAGTGGATTCAGGGACGCCGAGCCCCAGCGCCAGCAGAAACCGGGCGCTCTCCGGGAGCTTGCACATCTTTCTCCCCTGAGCCGGGGAGCCCCGCGGCCCTCCTGAGCCCCACCGGAGATGGGACCCTCGAAGCGCTGGAGAGAGGTGAGGAGCCCAGCCTAGTCCTCCACCCTCCACTCGCGACGCCAGGGCTGGAGAGCCCAGCCCCGCTGTTGGGGACTGGGAAAGAAGAAACGCTGAAGGTTTCCCACCCTGCGTGCACACCTGGGGACCCCTGAGCCAGGAGGGATCCCGCGCAGAGACGGGGAGTGGGATGAGGGAAGAGGCAAGCTGCTAGACACGGGATGGGAGGAGACTCTGCCCATGCGGGACCCCCATCCTTCATCCTCCCCATCCCTTGTGCCgagccctcccccctcccccctccatcctAGCCCCGGTCCCAGATAGTTTCCCGGGGAGCCGGCAGAGGATGCTTGTACAGGAAAAGTTGCGCTGTAGGTTAGGGATGGTGAAATCCCCAAGGTCAGAGGAGTGTAAGAGGTGCATCCTGTTTTTGCCATCCTCAAAATCAATCCCGTCCTAAGTCATCCTTATTCTGATCTCAGGTACATCCCAGGGACTGGGGGAAAGTAAACAACGTCGCTGCCACTGGCTTGGGATTGCTTTTGCTTCAGATGATTTCCTGCACATCAAGTGAGTGACCAGAATAGGGAGGTGGAAGAACTCCTAACTTACAAAGGTGGCGGTGGTATATTGAAAACAGAAACGTTTTTAGCACTTCTTTGGTGAATGCTGGTTCCTTGTGGGACCAGAAAATGTTTAATTATGGGAAAACTTGGGTGgaactttcccccttttctgctcTTGCCCCCGTTTCCCATGTCTGTTTCCTCTCTGTTAGGCTCCCGTCCCTGTGTCCCCCAAAGCTTTGGCTATAGCTCTGTGGTCTGCGTCTGCAATGCTACCTACTGTGACACGCTGGATCCCGTAACACTTCCTGACTCTGGTACCTTTAGCCGATATGAGAGTACCCGAAGTGGACGGAGGTTCGAATTGAGTGTTGGGTCTATCCAGAGCAACTGGACAGGCAAAGGTAATGACTCTTCCTCCAGCTCAAGTAGCTCTGACAGCTCTCATGGAACCAAGAAACGCAAGGCTGCCGGTCCTGGGGATTCAGCCAACCTTCCTAGCATTCAGGACTAAGATGAGATCTTTTCCTCTCAGGGTTGCTTCTATCCCTTCGACCAGATCAACagtttcagaaaataaaaggctttggAGGAGCAATGACTGATGCTGCTGCCCTCAACATTCTAGCCCTGACACCTCCTGCCCAGGACTTACTCCTTAAGTCTTACTTTTCTCCAGAAGGTGAGATATTTTGAATATGGGAAAAGGATTCTTTGACCCAGGAGGATTCCTTCATCCCTTCTTAATGTCTGAGTTCCCCTACCATTTTATATCCTCCCTCTTTCATCTTCTAAATTTCTGAAGGTCCTTAGGGTCTACTTTTCTCTCAGGCACAGCTGATTCTACAAGCCTTGATTCAAGTGCCTGTTTTCCAGATAGACTTGCATATACTGTAGTTCAGTATTCAGGGGTCTCCATCTCCTCACAACCTGGCTATCTGAGCTGTTGTTCTTTTCCAGGCATTGAATATAACATCATCCGAGTGCCCATGGCCAGCTGTGACTTCTCTATTCGTGTTTATACTTACGCCGACCACCCTGATGACTTCCAGTTGAAAAATTTCACTCTTCCTGAGGAGGACACCAAGCTCAAGGTGGGCAGAATTGGTATAAAGTGGCTTTGCTTCCTCGAGGGTAAAGAAGCATCACACTAAGGAAGTTATTGGAAGTTACACGTTCCCCACCCCTAAATAGTTATGAAGGAACAAGGGTGGGACCCAAAGACTGGGCCTGATGCACTGGTTAAGCCAGTCACtgtcagtttcttcacctgttcCTCACTATCTACCTATTTCTTCAGATTCCCCTTATTCACCGGGCTCAAGCCCTGGCCCAACGCCCTACCTCACTCTTTGCCAGCCCATGGACATCACCTACCTGGCTTAAGACCAATGGGGCAGTGAATGGGAAAGGGTCACTTAAGGGAAAACCAGGAGACAAGTACCATCAGACCTGGGCCAACTACTTTATCAAGTAAGGAGGGGAAATTGGGAGACTATTCTACCTTCCTGGTTCCTAAATCTCCTAGACTTAACCTTTTGAATCTTTCCAATAtaccatggatttttttttttttaatcccagtgTAGGGGTCGCCATTTTACTTGTCCTGCATCTTTCTTTAGGTTCCTGGATGCTTATGCAGAACATAAGTTGAAGTTTTGGGCAGTGACAGCAGAGAATGAACCATCAGCGGGAATGATAAGTGGGTATCCCTTCCAGTGCCTGGGCTTCACTCCAGAACTTCAGCGCGATTTTATTGCCCATGACCTAGGCCCTGCCCTTGCTCAAAGTGATCACCATGACACCAAACTACTAATACTGGATGATCAACGCCTTCTACTGCCCCACTGGGCAGAGGTGGTAAGGCCTTGGCCACCCAAATCACATGGGTCCCTTTTAGTCTAAGACCTCTGTCTCAAAATACTTTGATTCCCTTGATTTGGGGTTCTATTGCTCCCCAGATAGCTGTGGTCCTAGAAACttgggatacttttttttttctgaatggtcATCTTGATCTTGCCAGACTTCTAGAACTTTCTTGAGTTctatccttctttttctcccttgctccctcAATTCTATACTTTCATGTATTCCTCCTTCTATTCCTCATTATATTCCTGAGTATCTACCCTCAGAAGGTTTCATTCCTTTAAGcacctccttcctccttttttaggTGCTGAAGGACCCTAAAGCTGCTCAGTATGTCTCTGGGATAGCTGTGCACTGGTACCTGGACTTCCTGGCCCCAGCCAAAGCCACACTGGGGGAAACGCACCGCTTGTTCCCTGATACGATGCTCTTTGCTTCTGAGGCCTGTGTAGGCTCCAAGTTTTGGGAACAGAGTGTTCGGCTAGGTTCCTGGAGCCGAGGGACACAGTACAGTCACAGCATTATCACTGTAAGTCTTGCCCGACTTTAATCTCACCAgtgatttctcctttctccaattcTGACCACCTCATGCACGATCCTTATTCAGGGAGCCCTGAGACagaaattcttctctttcctcctgcACAACCATATGCTGCATGGTAATTCCTAGGACACTTAGGTTCTCCAAATTAATCTTTGCCCTCTGCCTCTTTAGTCACATCTCGTTTCCCCATGATTTCCTGACTTCTTCCCAGATATCCTTATTTTGCTTCCTTCTCTCTAGAGCAGCAGGCTCCTAGCGCAGGGCTGACCCACCTGTTTTTGCTCCCTGCTTTTGTGACGCTCATTGCCTTCTCAGATGCCTTAGGGCTGAGCCTATGTTTTCTTGCCCTGTATAGAATCTGATCTACCATGTAGTAGGATGGACAGACTGGAACCTTGCCCTGAATCCTGAAGGGGGGCCCAACTGGGTGCGCAACTTTGTGGATAGTCCCATCATTGTGGATATAGGCAAGGACAGGTTTTACAAGCAGCCTATGTTTTACCATCTTGGACACTTCAGGTGAGCGAGCAAAATGTGTGCAGATGgcggggtgggggagaggaggaaggagggagagggaagagggaggggaaggttCTATGAAGCAGGACCTATCAGTGGGAATGCCATGTGCCTAGTCCACTTATGCAAGAGTGCAGTATTTGGGGTGATGGATCAACAACAGTTGACCAGGCCAGTGGTCATTCATGGTGACAGAGTCAGAAGGGAAGGATTTATAGTCAGAAGGCATCTGGGATGGTCCTAGTCTCCTCTCACATATAGGCCCAGAGAAGTTAGTGACACACAGCTAGCCACATATCAAGcagcaggatttgaagccaggtggTCTTGGCCACAGGGGAAAAGGAGGTTGGGAACTTCCTTCCGGGGAGCAGCCAGGAGCCCGGCCCACTAATACTGTCTGTCTCATGTCTAGCAAGTTCATTCCCGAGGGCTCCCAGAGGATAGGACTGGATGCCAACCAGAAAAGCCACCTGGAGACAGTGGCCTTACTGCGCCCCGACGGTGCTGCTGTGTTAGTGGTGCTCAATAGGTGagtggggggaggaggtgggCATGGCAAGGAGCTCCAGGACTGCCAAGGTACCAGTGCCCACTAGGGGGAGCATCCCTTGACTAGTTCCTCTCTTCCCCAGC includes:
- the GBA1 gene encoding lysosomal acid glucosylceramidase; protein product: MGPSKRWREVHPRDWGKVNNVAATGLGLLLLQMISCTSSSRPCVPQSFGYSSVVCVCNATYCDTLDPVTLPDSGTFSRYESTRSGRRFELSVGSIQSNWTGKGLLLSLRPDQQFQKIKGFGGAMTDAAALNILALTPPAQDLLLKSYFSPEGIEYNIIRVPMASCDFSIRVYTYADHPDDFQLKNFTLPEEDTKLKIPLIHRAQALAQRPTSLFASPWTSPTWLKTNGAVNGKGSLKGKPGDKYHQTWANYFIKFLDAYAEHKLKFWAVTAENEPSAGMISGYPFQCLGFTPELQRDFIAHDLGPALAQSDHHDTKLLILDDQRLLLPHWAEVVLKDPKAAQYVSGIAVHWYLDFLAPAKATLGETHRLFPDTMLFASEACVGSKFWEQSVRLGSWSRGTQYSHSIITNLIYHVVGWTDWNLALNPEGGPNWVRNFVDSPIIVDIGKDRFYKQPMFYHLGHFSKFIPEGSQRIGLDANQKSHLETVALLRPDGAAVLVVLNSSSQDEPLTIADPAVGFIQTLAPAYSIQTYLWQRQ